Proteins from one Xiphophorus hellerii strain 12219 chromosome 8, Xiphophorus_hellerii-4.1, whole genome shotgun sequence genomic window:
- the nedd4l gene encoding E3 ubiquitin-protein ligase NEDD4-like isoform X5: protein MATNYEPIYGLSEDEHETRVLRVKVIAGIDLAKKDIIGASDPYVKLSLYVADENKELGLVQTKTIKKTLNPKWNEEFYFRVCPQNHRLLFEVFDENRLATSRNGLFHLGQTRDDFLGQVDVPLSHLPTEDPAMERPYTFKDFLLRPRSHKSRVKGYLRLKMAYLPKQGGQEEEAGEMREEAEGWDESADSGSQRPQQLLPPLPSGWEEKVDNLGRTYYVNHNNRTTQWKRPSNMDVISEIESDNQQRQINQEAHRVFRARRHISEDLENERMDSRDMDNSWELITEEDPNDSLAQSLPAPSSVLTPQHSPTPAAQEFSEDLNLRLSITPETNGELPGPSSSLSQLSNRLRSSSMTDGVSDQAQAPPLTQGPQTRRTRAQTVSGGEEPMSPSAASYTLTTPGLPPGWEERKDAKGRTYFVNHNNRTTTWTRPIVQLTEDGASTSAAAAAAVASGPASALVPSSTPPSSSSNASNHHLHEPQVRRPRSLSSPTVTLSTPLEGANNIQVRRAVKDTLSNPQSPQLSPYSSPKSQHKTQQSFLPPGWEMRIAPNGRPFFIDHNSRTTTWEDPRLKYPVHMRNKNSMEPGELGPLPNLPEEPGWEERVHTDGRTFYIDHNTKTTQWEDPRLQSPAITGPAVPYSREFKQKYDYFRKKLKKPADIPNRFEMKLHRNNIFEESYRRIMSLKRPDVLKARLWIEFESEKGLDYGGVAREWFFLLSKEMFNPYYGLFEYSATDNYTLQINPNSGLCNEDHLSYFKFIGRVAGMAVFHGKLLDGFFIRPFYKMMLGKQISLKDMESVDSEYYNSLKWILENDPTELDLRFCIDEDNFGQTYQVDLKPSGSDMVVTNENKKEYIDLVIQWRFVNRVQKQMNAFLEGFTELIPIDLIKIFDENELELLMCGLGDVDVNDWRQHTVYKNGYCPNHPVIQWFWKVVLLMDAEKRIRLLQFVTGTSRVPMNGFAELYGSNGPQLFTIEQWGTPDKLPRAHTCFNRLDLPSYESFEDLREKLLMAVENAQGFEGVD, encoded by the exons GCTACTTCCAGGAATGGCCTTTTTCACCTTGGACAG ACAAGAGATGATTTCCTTGGACAAGTCGACGTTCCCCTCAGTCATCTGCCG ACAGAGGATCCTGCTATGGAGCGCCCATACACGTTTAAAGACTTCCTGCTTCGACCAAGAAG TCACAAGTCCAGGGTGAAGGGTTACTTGCGTCTGAAGATGGCCTATTTGCCCAAACAAGGAGGACAAGAGGAGGAGGCTGGAGAGATGAGGGAAGAGGCTGAG GGTTGGGATGAGTCCGCAGATTCGGGCTCCCAGCGACCCCAGCAGCTGTTGCCTCCTTTGCCTTCAGGCTGGGAAGAAAAGGTGGACAACCTGGGACGCACCTACTACGTGAACCACAACAACCGCACCACCCAGTGGAAGCGGCCTTCAAACAT GGATGTTATCTCAGAAATCGAGAGCGACAATCAGCAGCGGCAAATAAATCAGGAGGCACATCGTGTTTTCCGTGCACGGCGCCACATCAGCGAAGACCTAGAGAACGAGCGCATGGACTCCAGGGACATGGACAAT tCCTGGGAGCTCATCACCGAAGAGGATCCCAACGACAGCTTGGCCCAGTCTCTGCCCGCTCCCTCCTCTGTTTTGACCCCGCAGCACTCGCCAACGCCTGCTGCTCAGGAGTTCTCTGAAGACCTAAATCTGAGGCTGTCAATCACCCCTGAAACGAACGGTGAACTGCCAGGGCCCAGCTCCTCTCTG AGCCAGCTGTCAAACAGACTCCGGTCTTCAAGTATGACAGATGGTGTCAGTGATCAGGCCCAGGCACCTCCTCTAACG CAGGGTCCCCAGACCAGAAGAACAAGAGCTCAAACTGTGTCAGGTGGTGAGGAGCCCATG TCCCCCTCGGCAGCTTCCTACACCTTGACCACCCCCGGCCTGCCCCCCGGatgggaggagaggaaggaCGCCAAGGGAAGAACTTATTTCGTCAATCATAACAACCGCACCACTACTTGGACTAGGCCAATTGTGCAG CTGACTGAAGACGGAGCCAGcacctcagcagcagcagcagcagcagtagcatcAGGGCCTGCCTCAGCCCTGGTACCCTCTTCCacccctccctcctcctcttccaaTGCTTCCAACCATCACCTCCATGAGCCCCAAGTCCGACGACCTCGTAGCCTCAGCTCTCCCACTGTCACCCTTTCCACTCCTTTGGAG GGTGCCAACAATATCCAGGTGCGGAGGGCGGTGAAAGACACCCTCTCCAATCCACAGTCTCCTCAGCTGTCTCCGTATAGCTCCCCAAAATCACAACACAAGACCCAGCAGAGCTTCTTGCCCCCGGGCTGGGAGATGAGGATAGCCCCTAATGGACGGCCTTTTTTCATCGACCACAACAGCAGAACCACCACCTGG GAGGACCCCAGGTTGAAATATCCCGTCCATATGAGGAATAAGAACTCAATGGAACCTGGTGAACTTGGTCCTCTTCCT AACCTACCAGAGGAG CCCGGATGGGAGGAAAGAGTTCACACAGACGGTCGCACTTTCTACATCGACCACA ATACAAAGACCACTCAGTGGGAGGACCCCCGTTTACAGAGTCCAGCTATCACGGGACCT gcTGTTCCCTACTCCAGAGAGTTCAAGCAGAAATATGACTACTTCaggaagaaattaaagaaaccG GCGGATATTCCGAACCGCTTTGAGATGAAGCTACACAGGAACAACATCTTTGAGGAGTCCTACCGTCGAATCATGTCCCTGAAGAGGCCAGATGTTCTAAAAGCACGATTATGGATTGAGTTTGAATCAGAGAAAGGATTGGACTACGGTGGCGTGGCCAGAGAGTGGTTCTTCCTCCTGTCTAAGGAGATGTTCAATCCCTACTACGGCCTGTTCGAGTACTCTGCCAC GGACAATTACACTCTCCAAATCAATCCTAATTCTGGCCTCTGCAATGAGGATCATCTTTCCTATTTCAAGTTCATCGGACGTGTGGCAGGAATGGCTGTGTTTCATGGAAAACTCCTGGATG GTTTTTTCATACGTCCATTTTACAAGATGATGCTGGGGAAACAGATATCGCTTAAGGACATGGAGTCTGTg GACAGCGAATACTATAACTCCCTAAAGTGGATTCTGGAAAATGATCCCACAGAACTTGACCTCAGGTTTTGTATTGATGAGGACAACTTTGGACAG ACATATCAGGTTGACCTGAAGCCCAGCGGTTCAGACATGGTGGTCACCAATGAGAATAAGAAAGAATACATTGA CTTGGTCATCCAGTGGAGGTTTGTCAACCGGGTCCAGAAGCAGATGAACGCCTTCCTGGAG ggATTCACTGAGCTCATTCCAATAGATTTGATCAAGATCTTTGATGAAAATGAACTAGAG CTGCTCATGTGCGGCTTGGGCGACGTCGACGTTAACGACTGGAGACAACACACAGTTTACAAGAACGGCTACTGTCCCAACCATCCAGTGATCCAGTGGTTCTGGAAG GTTGTCCTGTTGATGGACGCTGAGAAGAGAATCCGACTCCTCCAGTTTGTTACGGGAACGTCGCGAGTGCCGATGAATGGCTTTGCTGAACTTTATG GTTCTAATGGCCCTCAGCTGTTTACAATTGAGCAGTGGGGAACACCAGATAAGCTACCAAGAGCTCATACTTG TTTTAACCGCTTGGATCTGCCCAGCTACGAATCCTTCGAGGACCTGAGAGAGAAGCTCCTCATGGCGGTGGAGAACGCTCAAGGCTTCGAGGGAGTCGACTAA
- the nedd4l gene encoding E3 ubiquitin-protein ligase NEDD4-like isoform X8 translates to MATNYEPIYGLSEDEHETRVLRVKVIAGIDLAKKDIIGASDPYVKLSLYVADENKELGLVQTKTIKKTLNPKWNEEFYFRVCPQNHRLLFEVFDENRLTRDDFLGQVDVPLSHLPTEDPAMERPYTFKDFLLRPRSHKSRVKGYLRLKMAYLPKQGGQEEEAGEMREEAEGWDESADSGSQRPQQLLPPLPSGWEEKVDNLGRTYYVNHNNRTTQWKRPSNMDVISEIESDNQQRQINQEAHRVFRARRHISEDLENERMDSRDMDNSWELITEEDPNDSLAQSLPAPSSVLTPQHSPTPAAQEFSEDLNLRLSITPETNGELPGPSSSLSQLSNRLRSSSMTDGVSDQAQAPPLTSPSAASYTLTTPGLPPGWEERKDAKGRTYFVNHNNRTTTWTRPIVQLTEDGASTSAAAAAAVASGPASALVPSSTPPSSSSNASNHHLHEPQVRRPRSLSSPTVTLSTPLEGANNIQVRRAVKDTLSNPQSPQLSPYSSPKSQHKTQQSFLPPGWEMRIAPNGRPFFIDHNSRTTTWEDPRLKYPVHMRNKNSMEPGELGPLPPGWEERVHTDGRTFYIDHNTKTTQWEDPRLQSPAITGPAVPYSREFKQKYDYFRKKLKKPADIPNRFEMKLHRNNIFEESYRRIMSLKRPDVLKARLWIEFESEKGLDYGGVAREWFFLLSKEMFNPYYGLFEYSATDNYTLQINPNSGLCNEDHLSYFKFIGRVAGMAVFHGKLLDGFFIRPFYKMMLGKQISLKDMESVDSEYYNSLKWILENDPTELDLRFCIDEDNFGQTYQVDLKPSGSDMVVTNENKKEYIDLVIQWRFVNRVQKQMNAFLEGFTELIPIDLIKIFDENELELLMCGLGDVDVNDWRQHTVYKNGYCPNHPVIQWFWKVVLLMDAEKRIRLLQFVTGTSRVPMNGFAELYGSNGPQLFTIEQWGTPDKLPRAHTCFNRLDLPSYESFEDLREKLLMAVENAQGFEGVD, encoded by the exons ACAAGAGATGATTTCCTTGGACAAGTCGACGTTCCCCTCAGTCATCTGCCG ACAGAGGATCCTGCTATGGAGCGCCCATACACGTTTAAAGACTTCCTGCTTCGACCAAGAAG TCACAAGTCCAGGGTGAAGGGTTACTTGCGTCTGAAGATGGCCTATTTGCCCAAACAAGGAGGACAAGAGGAGGAGGCTGGAGAGATGAGGGAAGAGGCTGAG GGTTGGGATGAGTCCGCAGATTCGGGCTCCCAGCGACCCCAGCAGCTGTTGCCTCCTTTGCCTTCAGGCTGGGAAGAAAAGGTGGACAACCTGGGACGCACCTACTACGTGAACCACAACAACCGCACCACCCAGTGGAAGCGGCCTTCAAACAT GGATGTTATCTCAGAAATCGAGAGCGACAATCAGCAGCGGCAAATAAATCAGGAGGCACATCGTGTTTTCCGTGCACGGCGCCACATCAGCGAAGACCTAGAGAACGAGCGCATGGACTCCAGGGACATGGACAAT tCCTGGGAGCTCATCACCGAAGAGGATCCCAACGACAGCTTGGCCCAGTCTCTGCCCGCTCCCTCCTCTGTTTTGACCCCGCAGCACTCGCCAACGCCTGCTGCTCAGGAGTTCTCTGAAGACCTAAATCTGAGGCTGTCAATCACCCCTGAAACGAACGGTGAACTGCCAGGGCCCAGCTCCTCTCTG AGCCAGCTGTCAAACAGACTCCGGTCTTCAAGTATGACAGATGGTGTCAGTGATCAGGCCCAGGCACCTCCTCTAACG TCCCCCTCGGCAGCTTCCTACACCTTGACCACCCCCGGCCTGCCCCCCGGatgggaggagaggaaggaCGCCAAGGGAAGAACTTATTTCGTCAATCATAACAACCGCACCACTACTTGGACTAGGCCAATTGTGCAG CTGACTGAAGACGGAGCCAGcacctcagcagcagcagcagcagcagtagcatcAGGGCCTGCCTCAGCCCTGGTACCCTCTTCCacccctccctcctcctcttccaaTGCTTCCAACCATCACCTCCATGAGCCCCAAGTCCGACGACCTCGTAGCCTCAGCTCTCCCACTGTCACCCTTTCCACTCCTTTGGAG GGTGCCAACAATATCCAGGTGCGGAGGGCGGTGAAAGACACCCTCTCCAATCCACAGTCTCCTCAGCTGTCTCCGTATAGCTCCCCAAAATCACAACACAAGACCCAGCAGAGCTTCTTGCCCCCGGGCTGGGAGATGAGGATAGCCCCTAATGGACGGCCTTTTTTCATCGACCACAACAGCAGAACCACCACCTGG GAGGACCCCAGGTTGAAATATCCCGTCCATATGAGGAATAAGAACTCAATGGAACCTGGTGAACTTGGTCCTCTTCCT CCCGGATGGGAGGAAAGAGTTCACACAGACGGTCGCACTTTCTACATCGACCACA ATACAAAGACCACTCAGTGGGAGGACCCCCGTTTACAGAGTCCAGCTATCACGGGACCT gcTGTTCCCTACTCCAGAGAGTTCAAGCAGAAATATGACTACTTCaggaagaaattaaagaaaccG GCGGATATTCCGAACCGCTTTGAGATGAAGCTACACAGGAACAACATCTTTGAGGAGTCCTACCGTCGAATCATGTCCCTGAAGAGGCCAGATGTTCTAAAAGCACGATTATGGATTGAGTTTGAATCAGAGAAAGGATTGGACTACGGTGGCGTGGCCAGAGAGTGGTTCTTCCTCCTGTCTAAGGAGATGTTCAATCCCTACTACGGCCTGTTCGAGTACTCTGCCAC GGACAATTACACTCTCCAAATCAATCCTAATTCTGGCCTCTGCAATGAGGATCATCTTTCCTATTTCAAGTTCATCGGACGTGTGGCAGGAATGGCTGTGTTTCATGGAAAACTCCTGGATG GTTTTTTCATACGTCCATTTTACAAGATGATGCTGGGGAAACAGATATCGCTTAAGGACATGGAGTCTGTg GACAGCGAATACTATAACTCCCTAAAGTGGATTCTGGAAAATGATCCCACAGAACTTGACCTCAGGTTTTGTATTGATGAGGACAACTTTGGACAG ACATATCAGGTTGACCTGAAGCCCAGCGGTTCAGACATGGTGGTCACCAATGAGAATAAGAAAGAATACATTGA CTTGGTCATCCAGTGGAGGTTTGTCAACCGGGTCCAGAAGCAGATGAACGCCTTCCTGGAG ggATTCACTGAGCTCATTCCAATAGATTTGATCAAGATCTTTGATGAAAATGAACTAGAG CTGCTCATGTGCGGCTTGGGCGACGTCGACGTTAACGACTGGAGACAACACACAGTTTACAAGAACGGCTACTGTCCCAACCATCCAGTGATCCAGTGGTTCTGGAAG GTTGTCCTGTTGATGGACGCTGAGAAGAGAATCCGACTCCTCCAGTTTGTTACGGGAACGTCGCGAGTGCCGATGAATGGCTTTGCTGAACTTTATG GTTCTAATGGCCCTCAGCTGTTTACAATTGAGCAGTGGGGAACACCAGATAAGCTACCAAGAGCTCATACTTG TTTTAACCGCTTGGATCTGCCCAGCTACGAATCCTTCGAGGACCTGAGAGAGAAGCTCCTCATGGCGGTGGAGAACGCTCAAGGCTTCGAGGGAGTCGACTAA
- the nedd4l gene encoding E3 ubiquitin-protein ligase NEDD4-like isoform X6 has translation MATNYEPIYGLSEDEHETRVLRVKVIAGIDLAKKDIIGASDPYVKLSLYVADENKELGLVQTKTIKKTLNPKWNEEFYFRVCPQNHRLLFEVFDENRLTRDDFLGQVDVPLSHLPTEDPAMERPYTFKDFLLRPRSHKSRVKGYLRLKMAYLPKQGGQEEEAGEMREEAEGWDESADSGSQRPQQLLPPLPSGWEEKVDNLGRTYYVNHNNRTTQWKRPSNMDVISEIESDNQQRQINQEAHRVFRARRHISEDLENERMDSRDMDNSWELITEEDPNDSLAQSLPAPSSVLTPQHSPTPAAQEFSEDLNLRLSITPETNGELPGPSSSLSQLSNRLRSSSMTDGVSDQAQAPPLTQGPQTRRTRAQTVSGGEEPMSPSAASYTLTTPGLPPGWEERKDAKGRTYFVNHNNRTTTWTRPIVQLTEDGASTSAAAAAAVASGPASALVPSSTPPSSSSNASNHHLHEPQVRRPRSLSSPTVTLSTPLEGANNIQVRRAVKDTLSNPQSPQLSPYSSPKSQHKTQQSFLPPGWEMRIAPNGRPFFIDHNSRTTTWEDPRLKYPVHMRNKNSMEPGELGPLPNLPEEPGWEERVHTDGRTFYIDHNTKTTQWEDPRLQSPAITGPAVPYSREFKQKYDYFRKKLKKPADIPNRFEMKLHRNNIFEESYRRIMSLKRPDVLKARLWIEFESEKGLDYGGVAREWFFLLSKEMFNPYYGLFEYSATDNYTLQINPNSGLCNEDHLSYFKFIGRVAGMAVFHGKLLDGFFIRPFYKMMLGKQISLKDMESVDSEYYNSLKWILENDPTELDLRFCIDEDNFGQTYQVDLKPSGSDMVVTNENKKEYIDLVIQWRFVNRVQKQMNAFLEGFTELIPIDLIKIFDENELELLMCGLGDVDVNDWRQHTVYKNGYCPNHPVIQWFWKVVLLMDAEKRIRLLQFVTGTSRVPMNGFAELYGSNGPQLFTIEQWGTPDKLPRAHTCFNRLDLPSYESFEDLREKLLMAVENAQGFEGVD, from the exons ACAAGAGATGATTTCCTTGGACAAGTCGACGTTCCCCTCAGTCATCTGCCG ACAGAGGATCCTGCTATGGAGCGCCCATACACGTTTAAAGACTTCCTGCTTCGACCAAGAAG TCACAAGTCCAGGGTGAAGGGTTACTTGCGTCTGAAGATGGCCTATTTGCCCAAACAAGGAGGACAAGAGGAGGAGGCTGGAGAGATGAGGGAAGAGGCTGAG GGTTGGGATGAGTCCGCAGATTCGGGCTCCCAGCGACCCCAGCAGCTGTTGCCTCCTTTGCCTTCAGGCTGGGAAGAAAAGGTGGACAACCTGGGACGCACCTACTACGTGAACCACAACAACCGCACCACCCAGTGGAAGCGGCCTTCAAACAT GGATGTTATCTCAGAAATCGAGAGCGACAATCAGCAGCGGCAAATAAATCAGGAGGCACATCGTGTTTTCCGTGCACGGCGCCACATCAGCGAAGACCTAGAGAACGAGCGCATGGACTCCAGGGACATGGACAAT tCCTGGGAGCTCATCACCGAAGAGGATCCCAACGACAGCTTGGCCCAGTCTCTGCCCGCTCCCTCCTCTGTTTTGACCCCGCAGCACTCGCCAACGCCTGCTGCTCAGGAGTTCTCTGAAGACCTAAATCTGAGGCTGTCAATCACCCCTGAAACGAACGGTGAACTGCCAGGGCCCAGCTCCTCTCTG AGCCAGCTGTCAAACAGACTCCGGTCTTCAAGTATGACAGATGGTGTCAGTGATCAGGCCCAGGCACCTCCTCTAACG CAGGGTCCCCAGACCAGAAGAACAAGAGCTCAAACTGTGTCAGGTGGTGAGGAGCCCATG TCCCCCTCGGCAGCTTCCTACACCTTGACCACCCCCGGCCTGCCCCCCGGatgggaggagaggaaggaCGCCAAGGGAAGAACTTATTTCGTCAATCATAACAACCGCACCACTACTTGGACTAGGCCAATTGTGCAG CTGACTGAAGACGGAGCCAGcacctcagcagcagcagcagcagcagtagcatcAGGGCCTGCCTCAGCCCTGGTACCCTCTTCCacccctccctcctcctcttccaaTGCTTCCAACCATCACCTCCATGAGCCCCAAGTCCGACGACCTCGTAGCCTCAGCTCTCCCACTGTCACCCTTTCCACTCCTTTGGAG GGTGCCAACAATATCCAGGTGCGGAGGGCGGTGAAAGACACCCTCTCCAATCCACAGTCTCCTCAGCTGTCTCCGTATAGCTCCCCAAAATCACAACACAAGACCCAGCAGAGCTTCTTGCCCCCGGGCTGGGAGATGAGGATAGCCCCTAATGGACGGCCTTTTTTCATCGACCACAACAGCAGAACCACCACCTGG GAGGACCCCAGGTTGAAATATCCCGTCCATATGAGGAATAAGAACTCAATGGAACCTGGTGAACTTGGTCCTCTTCCT AACCTACCAGAGGAG CCCGGATGGGAGGAAAGAGTTCACACAGACGGTCGCACTTTCTACATCGACCACA ATACAAAGACCACTCAGTGGGAGGACCCCCGTTTACAGAGTCCAGCTATCACGGGACCT gcTGTTCCCTACTCCAGAGAGTTCAAGCAGAAATATGACTACTTCaggaagaaattaaagaaaccG GCGGATATTCCGAACCGCTTTGAGATGAAGCTACACAGGAACAACATCTTTGAGGAGTCCTACCGTCGAATCATGTCCCTGAAGAGGCCAGATGTTCTAAAAGCACGATTATGGATTGAGTTTGAATCAGAGAAAGGATTGGACTACGGTGGCGTGGCCAGAGAGTGGTTCTTCCTCCTGTCTAAGGAGATGTTCAATCCCTACTACGGCCTGTTCGAGTACTCTGCCAC GGACAATTACACTCTCCAAATCAATCCTAATTCTGGCCTCTGCAATGAGGATCATCTTTCCTATTTCAAGTTCATCGGACGTGTGGCAGGAATGGCTGTGTTTCATGGAAAACTCCTGGATG GTTTTTTCATACGTCCATTTTACAAGATGATGCTGGGGAAACAGATATCGCTTAAGGACATGGAGTCTGTg GACAGCGAATACTATAACTCCCTAAAGTGGATTCTGGAAAATGATCCCACAGAACTTGACCTCAGGTTTTGTATTGATGAGGACAACTTTGGACAG ACATATCAGGTTGACCTGAAGCCCAGCGGTTCAGACATGGTGGTCACCAATGAGAATAAGAAAGAATACATTGA CTTGGTCATCCAGTGGAGGTTTGTCAACCGGGTCCAGAAGCAGATGAACGCCTTCCTGGAG ggATTCACTGAGCTCATTCCAATAGATTTGATCAAGATCTTTGATGAAAATGAACTAGAG CTGCTCATGTGCGGCTTGGGCGACGTCGACGTTAACGACTGGAGACAACACACAGTTTACAAGAACGGCTACTGTCCCAACCATCCAGTGATCCAGTGGTTCTGGAAG GTTGTCCTGTTGATGGACGCTGAGAAGAGAATCCGACTCCTCCAGTTTGTTACGGGAACGTCGCGAGTGCCGATGAATGGCTTTGCTGAACTTTATG GTTCTAATGGCCCTCAGCTGTTTACAATTGAGCAGTGGGGAACACCAGATAAGCTACCAAGAGCTCATACTTG TTTTAACCGCTTGGATCTGCCCAGCTACGAATCCTTCGAGGACCTGAGAGAGAAGCTCCTCATGGCGGTGGAGAACGCTCAAGGCTTCGAGGGAGTCGACTAA